One region of Glycine max cultivar Williams 82 chromosome 9, Glycine_max_v4.0, whole genome shotgun sequence genomic DNA includes:
- the LOC100788215 gene encoding atrophin-1 — protein sequence MEPSSISPPPAPPATAVPFPAEPNDHLPPPIPEPPSNHPPYAEMIYTAIEALKEKDGSSKRAIAKYIEQVYTQLPPNHSDLLTQHLNHLKSRGLLQMVKKSYALPRSVPVSVPGPAPTQGTSAVPAAVVAITTTPRPRGRPRKAQNPVQNSPLPQDTVRGEVQQNAEPVWAALGLADEPVQAEGSGKKRGRPKKSGILGAGLTKRGRPPGSGKKPGRPPKATTTDVSASAGPKRRPGRPPKNQSQPTLIPFAPAVSAASVDTEHVAASAETAPVDADAALGPRARGRPKKYADEMIAAGRGRGRGRGRGGGGRGRGRGRGELPAQPRKPGARPVGRPKKGSTSASTSQNAANEDLRRKLEHFQSKVKESLAVLKPHFNHESPVTAIAAIQELEVLGTMDLNVPLRDETLPHQVELPPPQPPVQQQQQPPQQQLQQPPQQPPQQHLAPQQLPPQPPIFQQTYPPFHLPQFHHHQPSLQFQQQQQQPPQPPPQLFQHQAQPPSHQQFHP from the exons ATGGAGCCTTCCTCGATCTCTCCACCGCCAGCTCCGCCTGCCACCGCCGTCCCCTTCCCCGCCGAACCCAACGACCACCTTCCACCACCCATTCCCGAACCACCTTCTAACCACCCACCCTACGCCGAG ATGATATACACGGCAATCGAGGCGCTGAAGGAGAAAGACGGTTCTAGCAAGAGGGCAATAGCGAAGTATATTGAGCAAGTGTATACGCAGCTTCCACCGAATCACTCAGACTTGTTGACTCAGCACTTGAATCACTTGAAGAGTAGGGGATTGCTCCAAATGGTAAAAAAATCTTACGCCCTTCCTAGATCTGTGCCCGTGTCTGTTCCTGGACCTGCACCCACACAAGGGACATCAGCAGTGCCGGCTGCTGTTGTTGCCATCACGACGACTCCGAGGCCCAGAGGTCGGCCTCGCAAGGCCCAAAATCCAGTTCAGAACTCGCCTCTGCCTCAGGACACTGTCAGGGGGGAGGTTCAGCAGAATGCCGAGCCGGTCTGGGCTGCGCTTGGGCTTGCAGACGAGCCCGTGCAAGCGGAAGGCAGTGGCAAGAAGCGAGGTCGTCCGAAGAAGAGTGGCATCTTAGGAGCGGGCCTGACCAAGAGGGGCCGTCCTCCCGGCTCTGGAAAAAAGCCGGGCCGTCCTCCCAAGGCAACCACAACAGATGTTTCTGCTTCTGCTGGGCCCAAGAGACGTCCAGGCCGCCCGCCCAAGAATCAGTCGCAGCCCACTCTCATTCCCTTTGCTCCGGCTGTATCTGCCGCTTCCGTGGATACAGAGCACGTGGCAGCATCAGCTGAAACTGCGCCGGTTGATGCTGACGCGGCTCTCGGACCAAGAGCCCGTGGACGGCCGAAGAAATATGCTGACGAGATGATTGCTGCGGGCCGAGGCAGGGGACGGGGCCGTGGGCGCGGTGGCGGCGGAAGAGGACGAGGGAGAGGGCGTGGTGAATTGCCTGCACAGCCCAGAAAACCAGGGGCAAGGCCCGTGGGTCGTCCGAAAAAG GGTTCAACTTCTGCTAGTACTTCTCAAAATGCTGCAAATGAAGATCTCAGGAGGAAGCTTGAACACTTT CAATCAAAAGTCAAGGAATCTCTTGCAGTGCTTAAGCCTCATTTTAACCATGAAAGTCCAGTCACTGCAATTGCTGCTATTCAAGAGCTAGAAGTACTGGGAACTATGGACCTCAATGTACCACTAAGGGATGAAACACTTCCACATCAAGTGGAGCTGCCACCACCACAGCCACCagtgcagcagcagcagcagccacCACAGCAGCAGCTGCAGCAGCCACCCCAGCAGCCACCACAGCAACACCTAGCACCACAACAACTGCCGCCACAGCCACCGATATTTCAGCAAACATATCCTCCATTTCATCTGCCGCAGTTCCACCATCACCAGCCTTCGCTGCAGTTCcagcaacagcagcagcagccGCCACAGCCACCGCCACAGCTATTCCAGCACCAGGCACAGCCTCCTTCCCACCAACAGTTTCATCCTTAG